One window of Mucilaginibacter inviolabilis genomic DNA carries:
- a CDS encoding sugar phosphate isomerase/epimerase family protein encodes MINRRSFLQQTSIISAGMMLMPDLLTAKTNRQYGLQLFAFRETLPKEVNSIIPKIAQAGYKQVEPFGYSKKNGFWGLTASEFKKLLDDNGLTVPSAHYSLDLFLSSGDTAQVEEAIEAAKILGQKYIVLPYLPEQYRNSADAMNAVVDKINIAADKIQQAGLKMAYHNHDFEFKNIGGQRLFDLLLNNTSSKQLDFEMDIYWVIRSGEDPLKWLQDHPNRFKLVHIKDMEKANPALNTEIGSGNIDYKTILKKIRSAGVKYYIVEQENFKMDQFLSIEKSINYLKQIS; translated from the coding sequence ATGATAAACAGAAGATCTTTTTTGCAGCAAACGAGCATTATTTCTGCTGGAATGATGCTCATGCCGGATTTGTTAACGGCAAAAACAAACCGTCAATACGGTTTGCAGCTTTTCGCTTTCAGAGAAACCTTGCCTAAGGAAGTTAATAGCATCATACCCAAAATTGCCCAAGCTGGCTATAAACAGGTAGAACCATTCGGTTATTCAAAAAAGAATGGCTTCTGGGGCCTTACTGCATCCGAATTTAAAAAGTTACTTGATGACAATGGATTAACTGTCCCCAGTGCTCATTACTCACTCGATTTATTCCTGTCGTCGGGAGATACGGCCCAGGTAGAGGAAGCGATTGAAGCAGCTAAGATCCTCGGGCAGAAATACATTGTTTTACCGTATCTTCCTGAGCAATATCGTAACAGTGCGGATGCCATGAATGCCGTTGTTGATAAAATAAATATTGCTGCTGATAAGATACAACAAGCCGGGCTGAAGATGGCTTATCACAATCATGATTTTGAGTTTAAAAATATAGGTGGGCAGCGTCTTTTTGACTTGTTGTTAAATAATACCAGTAGCAAGCAATTGGATTTTGAGATGGATATATACTGGGTCATCAGATCGGGAGAAGACCCTTTGAAATGGCTGCAGGATCATCCCAACCGTTTTAAGCTTGTACATATTAAAGATATGGAAAAAGCTAACCCTGCACTGAACACAGAGATAGGGAGCGGAAATATCGATTATAAAACCATACTTAAAAAAATTCGCTCTGCGGGCGTGAAATATTACATAGTTGAGCAGGAAAACTTTAAAATGGATCAGTTTTTAAGCATTGAAAAAAGCATTAATTATCTTAAACAAATAAGTTAA
- a CDS encoding MIP/aquaporin family protein, translating to MKLNRKLFRLFIAEFVGTALLLAIGLSAVILNWGKGSWTAALIPSVPYRRLLTGFLFGLTGCIISLSPVGKVSGAHINPAVSFAFWLRGKMKTKALVGYIISQMLGAVVGCLPLLLWHEQGRSVGYGITIPGKPGVILAFCGEVATTAALVTVVFIFVGSKKLRNYTPFTMPFLFGFMVWAETALSGCSTNPARSFGPAVISGVYTGYWIYVIAPLTGAALTAAIFKHFRLHHYYHIEAARISYHNSPSPQSQDKCK from the coding sequence ATGAAGTTAAACCGGAAGCTTTTTAGACTATTTATCGCAGAGTTTGTCGGTACGGCTTTACTTCTGGCAATCGGTTTAAGCGCGGTTATCCTCAATTGGGGTAAGGGATCCTGGACCGCCGCTTTGATTCCGTCAGTGCCATACCGACGTTTATTAACAGGCTTTCTTTTTGGCCTTACCGGGTGCATAATAAGCTTATCTCCGGTAGGTAAGGTTAGTGGGGCACATATCAATCCGGCAGTTAGTTTTGCATTTTGGCTAAGAGGAAAAATGAAAACAAAGGCTTTGGTTGGTTATATTATTAGTCAAATGTTGGGGGCTGTAGTCGGATGCCTGCCTCTGTTGCTTTGGCATGAGCAGGGTAGAAGCGTGGGTTATGGAATTACAATACCAGGTAAGCCAGGCGTTATTTTAGCTTTTTGTGGAGAGGTCGCGACTACGGCAGCACTCGTCACCGTGGTGTTTATTTTTGTTGGTAGTAAAAAATTACGCAATTATACACCTTTTACCATGCCATTTTTATTTGGTTTTATGGTATGGGCCGAAACTGCCCTTTCCGGATGCAGCACCAATCCTGCGCGGAGTTTTGGTCCTGCAGTAATAAGCGGTGTATATACCGGATATTGGATATATGTCATTGCGCCGTTAACCGGTGCTGCGTTAACGGCAGCAATTTTTAAACATTTCCGTTTGCATCATTACTACCATATCGAAGCGGCACGGATCAGTTACCATAACAGCCCCTCTCCGCAATCGCAGGATAAATGTAAATAA